One genomic window of Sphingopyxis sp. OPL5 includes the following:
- the ggt gene encoding gamma-glutamyltransferase has translation MNKRLFAAFALFLATLPSLAAAQGVTSSADARATEAGRQILHDGGSAADAAMAMMLVLTLVEPQSSGVGGGGFLVYHDAKSDQIGTINGREMAPASAKPDRFMGPDGKSRGYGDVIPGGLSVGVPGNVRLMELTHKKWGKLEWKALFQPAIKLADEGFQVTPALYGWLDRFQDTWKDFPAARALYYVDGKPAPVGTVIKNPAYAKLLRDMAAKGPDVFYTGANAKAISDAVAKSTRNPALLTAKDLAAYKAQDKPAVCTTYRVYKVCGMGPPSSGATTVFGILGMIEGWDMKAMGKDNPMSWHLLSEAMQLAYADREKYLGDSDFVDVPVAGLLDKVYLSQRRQLISPYGRAASYPAGNPPGAQPRTPSGPVPEQGTTHFVAVDKDGNVASMTSTIESIFGSNLNANGFFLNNELTDFDLNPVRGDAPAANRVQAGKRPLSSMSPTIVYGPDGKVVLAVGSAGGKRIIMHVAKTLVGVLDWGLSAEDAIALPNLFFGQQGVLIENDAAGKAIAGKMAPFGYPITPTDLGSKLNAAQRVGEIWHGAADPRGPGTSSVDGAPPQS, from the coding sequence ATGAACAAGAGACTCTTCGCCGCCTTCGCCCTTTTCCTCGCCACCCTCCCGTCGCTCGCCGCCGCACAGGGCGTGACCTCGTCCGCCGATGCGCGCGCGACCGAGGCCGGACGCCAGATATTGCACGACGGCGGCTCGGCCGCCGATGCGGCGATGGCGATGATGCTGGTACTCACCCTCGTCGAACCGCAGTCGAGCGGTGTCGGCGGCGGCGGCTTCCTCGTCTATCATGACGCGAAGAGCGACCAGATCGGTACGATCAACGGCCGCGAAATGGCGCCCGCCTCGGCCAAGCCCGACCGCTTCATGGGTCCAGACGGCAAGTCGCGCGGTTATGGCGACGTCATCCCCGGCGGGCTTTCGGTCGGCGTCCCGGGCAATGTTCGCCTGATGGAGCTGACCCACAAGAAATGGGGCAAGCTCGAATGGAAGGCGCTGTTCCAGCCGGCGATCAAGCTCGCCGACGAAGGCTTCCAGGTCACCCCCGCGCTCTATGGCTGGCTCGACCGCTTCCAGGATACCTGGAAGGACTTCCCCGCCGCGCGCGCGCTCTATTATGTCGACGGCAAGCCCGCGCCGGTCGGCACGGTGATCAAGAATCCCGCTTATGCCAAGCTGCTGCGCGACATGGCGGCGAAGGGCCCCGACGTTTTCTACACCGGTGCCAATGCCAAGGCGATCAGCGACGCGGTGGCAAAATCGACGCGCAACCCCGCGTTGCTCACCGCCAAGGACCTCGCGGCCTACAAGGCGCAGGACAAGCCCGCGGTCTGCACCACCTACCGCGTCTACAAGGTGTGCGGCATGGGGCCGCCCTCGTCGGGTGCGACCACCGTCTTCGGCATCCTCGGCATGATCGAGGGCTGGGACATGAAGGCGATGGGCAAGGACAATCCGATGAGCTGGCACCTGCTGTCGGAAGCGATGCAGCTCGCTTATGCCGATCGCGAGAAATATCTCGGCGACAGCGATTTCGTCGATGTCCCCGTCGCCGGCCTGCTCGACAAGGTCTATCTGTCGCAGCGCCGTCAGTTGATCTCACCCTATGGCCGTGCCGCTTCCTATCCTGCCGGCAACCCGCCGGGCGCGCAGCCGCGTACCCCGTCGGGCCCGGTTCCCGAACAGGGCACGACGCATTTCGTCGCGGTCGACAAGGACGGCAATGTCGCATCGATGACCTCGACGATCGAGAGCATCTTCGGCAGCAACCTCAACGCCAACGGCTTTTTCCTCAACAACGAGCTCACCGATTTCGACCTCAACCCGGTACGCGGCGACGCGCCCGCCGCGAACCGCGTGCAGGCGGGCAAGCGGCCGTTGTCGTCGATGTCGCCGACGATCGTCTATGGCCCCGACGGCAAGGTCGTGCTCGCGGTCGGCTCGGCGGGCGGCAAGCGGATCATCATGCACGTCGCCAAGACTTTGGTCGGCGTGCTCGACTGGGGGCTGAGCGCCGAGGATGCGATCGCGCTGCCCAACCTGTTCTTCGGGCAGCAGGGCGTGCTGATCGAAAATGACGCGGCGGGCAAGGCGATCGCCGGCAAGATGGCGCCCTTCGGCTATCCCATCACCCCCACCGACCTCGGATCGAAACTCAACGCCGCGCAGCGCGTTGGCGAAATATGGCATGGCGCCGCCGATCCCCGCGGCCCCGGCACGTCGTCGGTCGACGGCGCTCCGCCGCAGAGCTAG
- a CDS encoding quinone-dependent dihydroorotate dehydrogenase, which yields MSLFASLTDAAYALVRPIVHATDGEAAHNLTLAALEPLPRARSALTSPILRVEVAGLTFPNPVGLAPGFDKDARAAAVMPRFGFGFVEVGTLTPLPQEGNPRPRLFRLVEDGAVINRMGFNNGGQAAAATRIEKLRACGIAVPLGINIGANKDSADRIADYAKGTAAMAPLADYLTVNISSPNTPGLRALQDKGALEALLDAVNAAQPTGAAKPVFLKVAPDLEPADIDDLVTVALDKGLAALIVSNTTIARPALRSRYATEAGGLSGAPLHDLALQRLKDFRTASGGAIPLIGVGGIATAETAWARIRAGASLVQIYSAMVFAGPGLAARIARGLEDLAVRDGFTRVADAVGVGD from the coding sequence ATGTCGCTCTTCGCCTCGCTCACCGATGCCGCCTATGCGCTCGTCCGCCCGATCGTCCATGCGACCGACGGCGAGGCCGCGCACAACCTGACCCTCGCCGCGCTCGAACCGCTGCCACGCGCGCGCAGCGCGCTGACCAGCCCGATCCTGCGGGTCGAGGTCGCAGGGCTGACATTCCCGAACCCGGTCGGTCTCGCCCCCGGCTTCGACAAAGATGCCCGCGCCGCCGCGGTGATGCCGCGCTTCGGCTTCGGCTTCGTCGAGGTCGGCACGCTGACCCCGCTGCCGCAGGAGGGTAATCCGCGTCCGCGCCTGTTCCGGCTGGTCGAGGACGGCGCCGTGATCAACCGCATGGGGTTCAACAACGGCGGGCAGGCCGCGGCGGCGACGCGCATCGAAAAGCTGCGCGCCTGCGGTATCGCTGTGCCGCTTGGCATCAACATCGGCGCCAACAAGGACAGCGCCGATCGCATCGCCGACTATGCCAAGGGCACCGCCGCGATGGCGCCGCTCGCCGATTATCTGACCGTCAATATCAGTTCGCCCAACACCCCGGGCCTCCGCGCGCTGCAGGATAAGGGCGCGCTCGAAGCGCTGCTCGACGCGGTCAATGCCGCGCAGCCCACAGGCGCTGCGAAACCCGTTTTCCTCAAGGTCGCGCCCGACCTCGAACCCGCCGACATCGACGATCTGGTAACCGTCGCGCTCGACAAGGGGCTGGCGGCGCTGATCGTGTCGAACACCACCATCGCGCGGCCTGCGCTGCGGTCGCGGTATGCGACCGAGGCAGGCGGACTGTCGGGCGCCCCGCTCCACGACCTCGCGCTCCAGCGGCTCAAGGATTTTCGCACCGCGAGCGGCGGCGCGATCCCGCTGATCGGCGTTGGCGGCATCGCCACGGCCGAAACGGCCTGGGCGCGCATCCGCGCCGGGGCCAGCCTCGTGCAAATCTATTCGGCGATGGTCTTCGCCGGCCCGGGCCTCGCCGCCCGCATCGCGCGCGGACTCGAGGATCTGGCGGTGCGCGACGGCTTCACCCGCGTCGCCGACGCGGTCGGGGTGGGCGACTGA
- a CDS encoding DUF885 domain-containing protein → MSHPRILACLSTSLFAIALVGCAPTVAEQAPATVAAPADIAPAGANLAEFFDKYDAAQLSLSPETKARRGVRDGDYGAWDDVSDEAAVARFKLQTATAEAMRGSFDPKALTADEALSFELFNAQAARAERLFPFRDHGYIFDQMNGAQSQMPAFLINIHRVANVAEAEAYISRIRGMGPILDALSAQSAERAAKGFAPPKWVYPYVISDIANLTRADNAVIEDISAKVNKLDIDAAEKTRLIGAAKAAWVESAGPAYTRLSAEMARQQASAPTQDGVWRMPGGKAYYEALLANYTTTDMTAAQIHDLGLSEVARIHGEMKKIMVQVGFKGTLNQFFDHLRTSPQYYHTTREAYLADVDAHVKAMEARLPAFFNTLPKSALQVKAVEAFREKSAGKAFYSSPAPDGSRPGIYYVNLYDLRDMPKTELEALAYHEGVPGHHLQRAVQTELTGLPPFRRFGGFTAYTEGWGLYSEELAKDMGFYTDPYADFGRLGMELWRATRLVVDTGIHDKRWSREQAIQYLKDNTPNPQGDIEKAIERYVVYPGQATAYLIGKLKIMELRGRAQAALGDKFDFRTFHDVVLESGPVPLDVLERRVDAWIATQKS, encoded by the coding sequence GTGTCGCATCCCCGTATTCTTGCCTGCCTGTCCACCTCGCTGTTCGCGATCGCTCTCGTGGGCTGCGCGCCGACGGTTGCCGAGCAAGCGCCCGCGACGGTGGCCGCGCCCGCCGATATCGCGCCGGCGGGCGCCAACCTGGCCGAATTCTTCGACAAATATGACGCGGCGCAACTGTCGTTGTCGCCTGAGACCAAGGCGCGGCGCGGGGTGCGCGACGGCGATTATGGCGCATGGGACGATGTCAGCGACGAAGCCGCGGTCGCTCGCTTCAAGCTGCAGACCGCGACCGCCGAGGCGATGCGCGGCAGTTTCGATCCCAAGGCGCTGACCGCCGATGAGGCGCTGTCGTTCGAGCTGTTCAACGCGCAGGCGGCGCGCGCCGAACGCTTGTTCCCATTCCGCGACCATGGCTATATCTTCGACCAGATGAACGGCGCGCAGAGCCAGATGCCGGCGTTCCTGATCAACATCCACCGCGTCGCCAATGTCGCCGAGGCCGAGGCCTATATCAGCCGCATTCGCGGCATGGGTCCGATCCTCGACGCGCTGTCGGCGCAGTCGGCGGAGCGCGCCGCGAAAGGCTTTGCGCCACCGAAATGGGTCTATCCCTATGTCATTTCGGACATCGCCAACCTGACCAGGGCCGACAATGCGGTGATCGAGGACATCAGCGCGAAGGTGAACAAGCTGGACATCGATGCCGCCGAAAAGACGCGGCTGATTGGCGCCGCCAAGGCCGCCTGGGTGGAGAGTGCCGGCCCGGCCTATACGCGCCTCTCGGCCGAGATGGCGCGCCAGCAGGCGTCGGCGCCGACACAGGACGGCGTGTGGCGTATGCCCGGCGGCAAGGCCTATTATGAGGCGCTGCTCGCCAATTATACGACGACCGACATGACCGCGGCGCAGATCCACGACCTCGGCCTGTCCGAAGTTGCGCGCATCCATGGCGAGATGAAGAAGATCATGGTCCAGGTCGGGTTCAAGGGCACGCTGAACCAGTTTTTCGACCATTTGCGCACCAGCCCGCAATATTATCACACGACGCGCGAGGCCTATCTGGCCGATGTCGACGCGCATGTGAAGGCGATGGAGGCACGGTTGCCCGCCTTCTTCAACACGCTGCCCAAGTCGGCGCTGCAGGTGAAGGCGGTCGAGGCATTCCGCGAAAAGTCGGCGGGCAAGGCATTCTATTCCTCGCCCGCACCCGACGGGTCGCGGCCGGGCATCTATTATGTGAACCTCTACGACCTTCGCGACATGCCCAAGACCGAGCTCGAGGCGCTGGCCTATCATGAGGGCGTGCCGGGGCATCATCTGCAACGCGCGGTGCAGACCGAGCTCACCGGCCTGCCGCCCTTTCGCCGCTTCGGCGGTTTCACCGCTTATACCGAGGGCTGGGGCCTTTATTCGGAGGAACTGGCCAAGGACATGGGTTTCTATACCGATCCCTATGCCGATTTCGGGCGGCTGGGCATGGAGCTGTGGCGCGCGACACGGCTCGTCGTCGACACCGGCATCCACGACAAGCGCTGGAGCCGCGAACAGGCGATCCAGTATCTGAAGGACAATACCCCCAACCCGCAGGGCGATATCGAAAAGGCGATCGAGCGCTATGTCGTCTATCCCGGACAGGCGACCGCCTACCTCATTGGCAAGCTCAAGATCATGGAACTGCGCGGCCGCGCGCAGGCGGCGCTCGGCGACAAGTTCGATTTCCGCACCTTCCACGACGTCGTCCTCGAATCGGGTCCGGTGCCGCTCGATGTGCTCGAACGCCGCGTCGATGCGTGGATCGCGACCCAAAAGAGTTAA
- a CDS encoding AraC family transcriptional regulator, whose product MTEASSTPTGADGETPFELQYFPPDPDLAEMVSSFYFVRVDLPLFDESERADRPQFRIMDVPKGEYIFPDGYRFPAGRATIIGPTSGSVQALAPGPLRMYGFGLMPAGWATLMGAHADKLTDRAIDAADLFGDWIEEVVDAIGNAADTAERLVIGNNFVREILKKSEAAPVWFTRTVDEWLTASPSPQVPELVEATGMSIRSVERMTKHYYGLSPRMLARKYRAVRAASALARGEKLDDAALGDAFYDQSHLIREIKRFAGATPGQLSKPSPYTEATAKGRKQMAGKVSPMVSDT is encoded by the coding sequence ATGACGGAAGCTTCATCCACGCCCACAGGCGCGGACGGCGAAACGCCGTTCGAACTGCAATATTTCCCGCCCGATCCCGATCTGGCGGAAATGGTGTCGAGCTTTTATTTTGTCCGCGTCGATTTACCCTTGTTCGACGAAAGCGAGCGCGCCGACCGTCCGCAATTCCGCATCATGGACGTGCCCAAGGGCGAATATATCTTTCCCGACGGTTATCGCTTTCCGGCCGGGCGCGCGACGATCATCGGCCCAACAAGCGGCAGCGTGCAGGCGCTCGCCCCCGGACCGCTGCGCATGTACGGATTCGGACTGATGCCCGCCGGCTGGGCGACGCTGATGGGGGCGCACGCCGACAAGCTGACCGACCGCGCGATCGACGCCGCCGACCTGTTCGGCGACTGGATCGAGGAGGTGGTCGATGCGATCGGCAACGCCGCCGACACCGCCGAACGGCTGGTGATCGGCAATAATTTTGTCCGCGAAATCCTGAAGAAGAGCGAGGCGGCGCCGGTATGGTTCACGCGCACCGTCGACGAATGGCTGACCGCGTCGCCATCGCCGCAGGTGCCCGAACTGGTGGAAGCCACGGGCATGTCGATCCGCTCGGTCGAACGGATGACCAAGCATTATTACGGCCTGTCGCCGCGGATGCTGGCGCGCAAATATCGCGCGGTGCGTGCGGCATCGGCGTTGGCGCGCGGCGAAAAGCTCGACGATGCCGCGCTGGGTGACGCCTTTTACGATCAGTCGCACCTGATCCGCGAGATCAAGCGCTTCGCCGGCGCGACCCCCGGTCAGCTCTCCAAACCCTCGCCCTATACCGAGGCGACGGCGAAGGGCCGCAAGCAAATGGCGGGCAAGGTCAGCCCGATGGTTTCGGATACCTGA
- a CDS encoding RrF2 family transcriptional regulator → MRLSNLADYAVVLMSAAARQCGSVPIHAGMLAEQTGIPGPTAQKLVSGLARAGLLVASRGSGGGVRLARPAAAISVADIIEAVEGPIALTACVAEGRHDCSLEGSCKVQPHWGVVNGAVRGALAEISLASLSKPLPHAGGVWGGPVSDTAFTNTPSPSPSRKREGRIEA, encoded by the coding sequence ATGCGCCTGTCCAACCTTGCCGATTATGCCGTGGTGCTGATGAGCGCCGCCGCCCGCCAGTGCGGGTCGGTACCGATTCACGCCGGGATGCTGGCCGAGCAGACGGGGATTCCGGGACCGACCGCGCAGAAGCTGGTGAGCGGACTCGCGCGCGCCGGGCTGCTGGTTGCTTCGCGCGGCAGCGGCGGCGGGGTAAGGCTGGCACGGCCCGCGGCGGCGATCAGCGTCGCCGATATCATCGAAGCGGTCGAAGGGCCGATCGCGTTGACCGCCTGCGTTGCCGAAGGGCGCCACGATTGCTCGCTCGAGGGTAGCTGCAAGGTGCAGCCGCACTGGGGCGTGGTAAACGGTGCGGTGCGCGGGGCGCTGGCGGAGATTAGTCTGGCGAGCCTCAGTAAGCCCCTCCCGCACGCGGGAGGGGTTTGGGGAGGGCCTGTCTCGGACACCGCCTTCACCAACACCCCCTCCCCCAGCCCCTCCCGCAAGCGGGAGGGGAGGATAGAAGCATGA
- the sufB gene encoding Fe-S cluster assembly protein SufB: protein MTDNTELPVKDQAAHDAAAKVADYEHGWSSTIETDFAPKGLTEDTVRFISAKKNEPEWMLDWRLKAFRHWLTMETPDWAKLNVPPIDYQDAYYYAAPKAKPKLGSLDEVDPEILEVYKKLGIPIEEQKVLAGVEGARKVAVDAVFDSVSVATTFREELKRAGVIFLSISEAIREYPELVKKWLGKVVPMHDNYFATLNCAVFSDGTFVYVPEGVRCPMELSTYFRINAENTGQFERTLIIADKGAYVSYLEGCTAPMRDENQLHAAVVELVTLDDAEIKYSTVQNWYPGNAEGLGGIYNFVTKRALCQGKRSKVSWTQVETGSAITWKYPSCVLNGDDSVGEFYSVAVTNNYQQADTGTKMIHNGKRTRSTIVSKGISAGKSNNTYRGIVRVAPNAEGVRNFTQCDSLLLGSLSGAHTVPYIEVRNPTATVEHEATTSKISDDQLFYAMQRGLGQEEAVALIVNGFAKEVLQQLPMEFAVEAQKLLGISLEGSVG from the coding sequence ATGACCGACAACACCGAACTCCCCGTGAAAGACCAGGCCGCGCACGATGCCGCGGCGAAGGTCGCCGATTATGAGCATGGCTGGTCCTCGACGATCGAGACCGACTTCGCGCCCAAGGGGCTGACCGAGGATACGGTCCGCTTCATTTCGGCGAAGAAGAACGAGCCCGAATGGATGCTCGACTGGCGATTGAAGGCGTTCCGCCACTGGTTGACGATGGAGACGCCCGACTGGGCGAAGCTCAACGTGCCGCCGATCGATTATCAGGACGCCTATTATTACGCGGCGCCCAAGGCGAAGCCCAAGCTCGGCAGCCTCGACGAGGTCGATCCCGAAATTCTCGAAGTCTATAAAAAGCTCGGCATCCCGATCGAGGAGCAGAAGGTGCTCGCTGGCGTCGAGGGCGCGCGCAAGGTCGCGGTCGACGCGGTGTTCGACAGCGTCAGCGTCGCGACGACCTTCCGCGAGGAATTGAAGCGCGCGGGCGTGATCTTCCTGTCGATTTCGGAGGCGATCCGCGAATATCCCGAGCTGGTGAAAAAGTGGCTCGGCAAGGTCGTGCCGATGCACGACAATTATTTCGCGACGCTCAATTGCGCGGTCTTTTCGGACGGCACCTTCGTGTACGTGCCCGAGGGCGTGCGCTGCCCGATGGAGCTTTCCACCTATTTCCGCATCAATGCCGAGAATACCGGGCAGTTCGAGCGGACTTTGATCATCGCCGACAAGGGCGCCTATGTCAGCTACCTCGAAGGCTGCACCGCGCCGATGCGCGACGAGAACCAGCTCCACGCTGCGGTGGTCGAACTGGTGACGCTCGACGATGCCGAGATCAAATATTCGACGGTGCAGAACTGGTATCCCGGCAATGCCGAGGGGCTGGGCGGCATCTATAATTTCGTGACCAAGCGCGCGCTCTGCCAGGGCAAGCGCAGCAAGGTGTCATGGACGCAGGTCGAAACCGGCTCTGCGATCACCTGGAAATATCCGAGCTGCGTGCTCAATGGCGACGACAGCGTCGGCGAATTTTATTCGGTCGCGGTCACCAACAATTACCAGCAAGCCGACACCGGCACCAAGATGATCCACAATGGCAAGCGCACGCGCTCGACCATCGTCAGCAAAGGGATCAGCGCGGGCAAGTCGAACAACACCTATCGCGGGATCGTCCGCGTCGCGCCGAATGCCGAGGGCGTGCGCAACTTCACCCAGTGCGACAGCCTGCTGCTGGGGTCGCTGAGCGGCGCGCATACCGTGCCGTATATCGAGGTCCGCAATCCCACGGCGACCGTCGAGCATGAAGCGACGACGAGCAAGATCAGCGACGACCAGCTGTTCTACGCGATGCAGCGCGGGCTGGGGCAGGAAGAGGCGGTGGCGCTGATCGTCAACGGCTTTGCCAAGGAAGTGCTGCAGCAACTGCCGATGGAATTTGCCGTCGAGGCGCAGAAGTTGCTGGGGATCAGCCTTGAGGGGAGCGTGGGGTGA
- the sufC gene encoding Fe-S cluster assembly ATPase SufC yields the protein MLKIESLHATVADKLILKGLSLSINAGEIHAIMGPNGAGKSTLSYVLGGRPGYEVTEGSVDFGGQDLLALDPHERAAAGLFLGFQYPVEIPGVSNVQFLRESLNAQRKARGEEPLSGGDFLKLAREKAGLLKMDMDMLKRPVNVGFSGGEKKRNEMVQMGILDPKLAILDETDSGLDIDALRIVGDGINSIMRRPDKAVLLITHYQRLLDYVQPDFVHVLAAGRIVKSGGPELARELEEHGYAEIAA from the coding sequence ATGCTAAAAATTGAAAGCCTCCACGCAACTGTTGCTGATAAGCTGATCCTGAAAGGCTTGTCGCTCAGCATCAATGCGGGCGAAATCCATGCGATCATGGGTCCCAATGGCGCGGGCAAGTCGACGCTGTCTTATGTGCTCGGCGGGCGGCCCGGTTATGAGGTCACCGAGGGGTCGGTCGATTTCGGCGGGCAGGATCTGCTCGCCCTCGATCCGCACGAGCGCGCCGCGGCGGGGCTGTTCCTCGGCTTCCAATATCCGGTCGAGATTCCCGGCGTGTCGAACGTCCAGTTCCTGCGCGAAAGCCTCAACGCCCAGCGCAAGGCGCGCGGCGAGGAACCGCTGTCGGGCGGCGACTTCCTGAAGCTGGCGCGCGAGAAGGCGGGGCTGCTCAAGATGGACATGGACATGCTCAAGCGCCCCGTGAACGTCGGCTTTTCCGGCGGCGAGAAGAAGCGCAACGAGATGGTGCAGATGGGCATCCTCGACCCGAAGCTCGCGATCCTCGACGAGACCGACTCGGGCCTCGACATCGACGCGCTGCGCATCGTCGGCGACGGGATCAACAGCATCATGCGACGACCCGATAAGGCAGTGCTGCTGATCACCCATTACCAGCGCCTGCTCGACTATGTGCAGCCCGATTTTGTCCATGTGCTGGCCGCCGGCCGGATCGTGAAGTCGGGTGGGCCCGAGCTCGCACGCGAGCTGGAAGAGCATGGCTATGCCGAGATCGCGGCTTGA
- a CDS encoding SufD family Fe-S cluster assembly protein → MSARPLPSRRDEAWRYSDIDAVAAAWPLPAPESIIVPAGGSLRRAVVQDAGDIRQIELVLGKGAAASLHVLNIGGAYGRIELAVTLHEGADFHLGAAQIGGGEQNLEIVTTVTHAEPGATSRQVVRSVLGGTATGTYLGKVAVARDAQQTDSAQDVKAMLLDRSATANAKPELEIFADDVKCAHGCAIGELDAMALYYLQSRGLPPGEAKKLMLQAFVAGVFDGAEDAARLQDLALAKLGELV, encoded by the coding sequence ATGAGCGCGCGTCCCCTCCCCTCGCGGCGCGACGAAGCGTGGCGTTATAGCGACATCGACGCGGTTGCCGCAGCGTGGCCGTTGCCCGCCCCCGAGAGCATCATCGTACCCGCCGGCGGCTCGTTGCGCCGCGCGGTCGTGCAGGATGCGGGTGACATCCGGCAGATCGAACTGGTGCTCGGCAAGGGCGCTGCCGCGTCGCTGCATGTCCTCAATATCGGCGGCGCTTATGGCCGCATCGAACTCGCGGTGACGCTGCACGAAGGCGCCGACTTCCATCTCGGCGCGGCGCAGATCGGCGGCGGGGAGCAGAATCTGGAGATCGTCACCACCGTGACCCATGCGGAACCCGGCGCGACGTCGCGGCAGGTTGTGCGGTCGGTGCTCGGCGGCACCGCGACCGGCACCTATCTCGGCAAGGTCGCGGTCGCGCGCGATGCGCAGCAGACCGACAGCGCGCAGGATGTGAAGGCGATGCTGCTCGACCGTAGCGCGACCGCCAATGCCAAGCCCGAACTCGAAATCTTCGCCGACGATGTGAAATGTGCGCATGGCTGCGCGATCGGCGAACTCGACGCGATGGCGCTTTATTATCTGCAGTCGCGTGGGCTGCCGCCGGGCGAGGCGAAGAAGCTGATGCTGCAGGCGTTCGTTGCCGGCGTGTTCGATGGCGCCGAGGATGCGGCGCGGTTGCAGGACCTGGCGTTGGCAAAGCTGGGGGAATTGGTGTGA
- a CDS encoding aminotransferase class V-fold PLP-dependent enzyme, with product MPSPNPSRLREGDFRADFPGLAGNWHYLDTAATAQKPQAVIDATVNAMGRDYATVHRGVYARSADMTLAYEAARRRIAAFIGARENEIAFVRGATEAINLVAYSHPKKGRVLLSTLEHHSNIVPWQLAGWQVDVCPLTADGRIDLDAAETLLTSEHTMVAFAHVSNVLGSPLDVARAAELAHRVGAELLVDGCQAVPRLPVDVAALGCDYYVFSGHKLYGPTGIGVLWSDKLDTLPPWQGGGSMIDRVTFAKTTYAPAPTRFEAGTPAIIEALGLAAAVEYVEAIGVESIHAHEVALVGNLREQLARRNSITLFGPENSAGIVSFAMAGVHPHDIGTILDESGVAIRAGHHCAQPLMEHLGVPATARASFGVYSNDDDVAALIEGLSRVERIFG from the coding sequence ATGCCCTCCCCTAACCCCTCCCGCTTGCGGGAGGGGGATTTTAGGGCCGACTTCCCCGGCCTCGCGGGCAACTGGCACTATCTCGACACCGCCGCGACCGCGCAAAAGCCGCAGGCGGTGATCGACGCGACAGTGAACGCGATGGGCCGCGACTATGCGACCGTCCACCGCGGCGTCTATGCGCGCTCGGCCGACATGACGCTCGCCTATGAGGCGGCGCGGCGGCGGATTGCGGCGTTTATCGGCGCGCGCGAGAATGAGATCGCTTTTGTGCGCGGCGCGACCGAGGCGATCAACCTTGTCGCTTATTCGCATCCGAAAAAGGGCCGCGTGCTGCTCTCCACGCTGGAACATCACAGCAATATCGTGCCCTGGCAGCTTGCGGGCTGGCAGGTCGATGTCTGCCCGCTGACCGCGGACGGACGCATCGATTTGGACGCCGCCGAGACGCTGCTGACCAGCGAACATACTATGGTCGCCTTCGCGCATGTGTCGAACGTGCTCGGCAGCCCGCTCGACGTCGCGCGCGCCGCCGAGCTGGCGCACCGTGTCGGCGCCGAATTGCTGGTCGACGGTTGCCAGGCGGTACCGCGGCTGCCCGTCGATGTCGCGGCGCTCGGTTGCGACTATTATGTCTTCTCGGGGCACAAGCTTTACGGTCCCACCGGCATCGGGGTGCTGTGGAGCGACAAGCTCGATACGCTGCCGCCCTGGCAGGGCGGCGGATCGATGATCGACCGCGTGACCTTTGCCAAAACGACCTATGCCCCGGCGCCGACCCGCTTCGAGGCGGGGACGCCGGCGATCATCGAGGCGCTTGGGCTTGCCGCTGCGGTCGAATATGTCGAAGCGATCGGCGTCGAGTCGATCCACGCGCATGAGGTCGCGCTCGTCGGAAACCTGCGCGAACAGCTCGCGCGGCGGAACAGCATCACGCTGTTCGGACCCGAAAACAGCGCCGGAATCGTCAGTTTTGCGATGGCGGGGGTTCATCCGCACGACATCGGCACTATCTTGGACGAGAGCGGGGTCGCGATCCGCGCCGGGCACCATTGCGCACAGCCGCTGATGGAGCATCTGGGCGTGCCGGCGACCGCGCGCGCGAGTTTTGGCGTTTACAGCAATGACGATGACGTGGCGGCGCTGATCGAGGGTCTGTCGCGCGTCGAGAGGATTTTCGGATGA
- a CDS encoding SUF system Fe-S cluster assembly protein — translation MSEDRMIKVEEVTSVEAPPKARVEDIETAPEKLERKRDYLEGFLAAKPAEVAPGAVGGDLYEAVVNALKDIFDPEIPVNIYDLGLIYNVEIDEGHVVVTMTLTTPHCPVAESMPAEVELRVGAVPGVGDAEVNLVWDPPWSPDNMSDEARLELGML, via the coding sequence ATGAGCGAGGATCGGATGATCAAGGTTGAGGAAGTGACGAGCGTCGAGGCGCCGCCCAAAGCGCGCGTCGAGGATATCGAGACCGCGCCCGAGAAGCTGGAGCGCAAGCGCGACTATCTGGAGGGCTTCCTCGCGGCCAAGCCTGCCGAGGTCGCCCCCGGCGCGGTTGGCGGCGACCTGTACGAGGCCGTCGTCAATGCATTGAAGGACATTTTCGACCCCGAAATCCCGGTGAACATCTACGACCTCGGGCTGATCTACAATGTCGAGATCGATGAGGGGCATGTCGTCGTCACGATGACGCTGACCACCCCGCACTGCCCGGTCGCCGAATCGATGCCCGCCGAGGTCGAACTGCGCGTCGGCGCGGTGCCGGGGGTCGGCGATGCCGAGGTCAACCTCGTCTGGGATCCGCCGTGGTCGCCCGACAATATGAGCGACGAAGCTCGCCTCGAACTGGGAATGCTGTGA